From the Alkalispirochaeta americana genome, one window contains:
- a CDS encoding cobalamin B12-binding domain-containing protein — MKVREEDYQAYLEALLAGGKSECYRHVEAWLSDDIAIRDLYRLVFHRSLYEVGHLWETNQISVAVEHIATAITENLLSLVYPRIFGADHCGCKAVISCIAHEYHQLGGKMVADIFELHGWDGYFLGANTPLDQLCSIVEEKDPDILALSVSVASHLAVLGGMISHLRERYPSLPVLLGGRAFQNGGGESLPDVPGVFYVESLEKLEEMITGGDLCDLHQPGRSFP, encoded by the coding sequence ATGAAAGTACGTGAGGAGGATTACCAGGCCTATCTCGAGGCATTGTTAGCTGGTGGCAAGAGCGAGTGCTATCGCCATGTGGAGGCGTGGCTCTCCGATGACATTGCAATTCGGGATTTGTATCGCCTTGTTTTTCATCGATCGCTTTACGAGGTCGGCCACTTGTGGGAGACAAACCAGATCTCCGTTGCAGTGGAGCATATTGCTACAGCCATCACGGAAAATCTTCTCTCTCTGGTGTATCCCCGCATCTTCGGGGCCGATCACTGTGGATGCAAGGCTGTTATATCCTGCATAGCCCACGAATATCACCAGTTGGGTGGAAAGATGGTGGCTGATATCTTTGAACTCCACGGGTGGGATGGCTATTTTTTGGGGGCCAATACACCGCTGGATCAGCTTTGCTCCATCGTGGAGGAGAAAGACCCCGACATTCTGGCTCTTTCCGTGAGTGTCGCCTCCCATCTGGCGGTTCTCGGAGGCATGATTTCTCATCTCCGGGAGCGCTATCCCTCCCTGCCTGTCCTTCTGGGCGGAAGGGCTTTTCAGAATGGAGGAGGTGAATCTCTTCCCGATGTTCCGGGCGTGTTCTATGTGGAATCCCTGGAAAAACTGGAAGAAATGATCACGGGGGGCGATTTATGCGACCTTCATCAGCCCGGCAGGAGCTTTCCATGA
- a CDS encoding HD domain-containing phosphohydrolase: MDALIRSARILMVDDEFTNLQVLRKMLESQGYFNLTGVQDSRQVVELYQEIRPDLVLLDLNMPHRDGYGVMEDLQSLDVAVRAPIVVLTARAGRDSLLQAFQCGARDYIMKPLDMAELFARVRTTLEAHLAHKMLHAQKETLDWMVQARTDDLLRTRMQVIHRLGRAAEYRDNETGQHVLRVSHGAALLARHAGWGETDCEMLLEAAPMHDVGKIGIPDKILLKPGALTAGEWKIMKRHTLIGADLLSGEDNELFHLAREIALAHHEKWDGSGYPRGLAGESIPLSARLVAVVDVFDALTSVRPYKDAWSVEAATRLIRDESGRHFDPDLVALFDRLLPEICEIRQRFADQNNHSEVHRYEST; encoded by the coding sequence ATGGATGCCTTGATTCGTTCTGCCCGGATACTGATGGTGGACGATGAATTTACCAATCTGCAGGTGTTACGCAAAATGCTGGAATCCCAGGGCTACTTCAATCTGACCGGAGTACAGGATTCGCGGCAGGTTGTCGAGCTGTATCAGGAGATCCGGCCCGATCTGGTGCTCCTTGACCTGAACATGCCCCATCGTGATGGCTACGGTGTTATGGAGGATCTACAATCCCTGGACGTGGCGGTTCGGGCCCCCATCGTGGTTCTGACCGCCCGGGCGGGGCGGGATTCCTTGTTGCAGGCCTTCCAGTGCGGTGCCCGCGATTACATCATGAAGCCCCTCGATATGGCGGAGTTGTTTGCCCGGGTTCGCACCACGCTTGAGGCACATCTTGCGCATAAAATGCTCCACGCCCAAAAGGAAACTCTGGACTGGATGGTCCAGGCCAGAACAGACGATCTTCTGCGGACCCGAATGCAGGTTATTCATCGCCTGGGCAGGGCAGCCGAGTACCGTGACAATGAGACAGGCCAGCATGTACTTCGGGTGAGCCATGGGGCGGCCTTGTTGGCCCGTCACGCAGGATGGGGCGAGACGGACTGTGAAATGCTTCTGGAGGCTGCCCCGATGCACGATGTGGGCAAGATCGGCATCCCCGACAAAATCCTGCTCAAACCGGGAGCGTTGACCGCCGGGGAGTGGAAGATCATGAAGCGTCACACCCTTATTGGTGCTGATCTGCTCTCCGGTGAAGACAACGAGTTGTTTCATCTGGCCCGAGAGATTGCCCTGGCGCACCATGAAAAATGGGACGGAAGCGGTTATCCCCGGGGGCTGGCGGGGGAATCAATCCCCCTCTCGGCACGTCTGGTTGCAGTGGTCGATGTTTTCGATGCCTTGACATCGGTTCGACCGTATAAAGATGCCTGGTCCGTGGAAGCCGCCACCCGCCTGATCCGTGATGAATCCGGCAGACACTTCGACCCCGATCTGGTAGCCTTGTTTGATCGCCTCCTGCCGGAGATTTGCGAGATACGGCAAAGATTCGCCGATCAGAACAACCACAGCGAGGTTCATCGTTATGAAAGTACGTGA
- a CDS encoding helix-turn-helix transcriptional regulator, with protein sequence MKLLSSDFGATLVPVKIDRLLAIIMCLLNHDRLCARELAQRFGVTVRTIQRDMQTLELAGIPIYAVQGSGGGYGIMDSYKLDRQLITADDFCRIITSLESVGASMSDQSFGETLEKIRALVPDRSMDLLAAQNEKLSMDFTMLGGDPRRGGVFRCVRQAVEEERPLRFSYTSNKLESSLRVVEPLTIAFRWRSWYLYGYCRLREDYRLFRISRIVDPEILSPRFVRKKKTLSEFLGEAQGDSPPGAVELSLKFSPLLRPIVEECYDAGQVKTLADGSSLVTLRMPEDTWLYGYLLSFGPHLEVLEPEHIRTIIRESAEKVAARYG encoded by the coding sequence GTGAAATTGTTGAGCTCCGACTTCGGTGCTACACTTGTTCCCGTGAAGATAGACCGGCTTCTTGCGATTATCATGTGCCTCCTGAATCATGACCGTCTCTGCGCCCGGGAGCTCGCTCAGCGCTTCGGAGTCACCGTCAGAACGATCCAGCGTGATATGCAGACCCTCGAACTGGCAGGAATACCGATCTACGCGGTCCAGGGCTCCGGTGGCGGCTATGGGATCATGGACTCCTACAAGCTGGATCGACAGTTGATCACGGCCGATGATTTCTGTCGGATCATTACCTCCCTCGAAAGCGTGGGAGCTTCAATGTCGGACCAGTCCTTTGGTGAAACCCTCGAGAAAATCAGGGCTCTCGTGCCCGACCGCAGCATGGATCTTCTGGCTGCGCAAAATGAGAAACTCTCTATGGATTTCACGATGCTCGGTGGAGACCCTCGACGGGGAGGAGTATTTCGCTGTGTTCGGCAGGCTGTGGAAGAGGAGCGTCCTCTGAGGTTCTCCTACACCAGCAACAAGCTTGAGTCCTCGCTCCGGGTAGTGGAGCCCCTGACCATCGCCTTTCGATGGCGGTCGTGGTATCTCTACGGCTATTGCCGCCTCAGGGAGGATTATCGCCTGTTCAGGATTTCCCGTATCGTTGATCCGGAGATTCTCTCGCCTCGCTTTGTCCGGAAAAAGAAGACCCTCTCTGAGTTCCTTGGAGAGGCCCAAGGCGATTCACCTCCGGGTGCGGTGGAACTATCCCTCAAGTTTTCTCCTCTCCTGCGGCCGATCGTGGAGGAATGCTATGACGCAGGGCAGGTAAAGACCTTGGCCGATGGCTCCTCCCTGGTGACGCTTCGAATGCCGGAAGATACCTGGCTCTACGGGTATCTTCTCTCCTTTGGTCCCCACCTGGAAGTTCTGGAACCGGAGCATATCCGCACTATTATCCGGGAATCGGCGGAGAAAGTGGCAGCCCGGTACGGCTAG
- a CDS encoding serine hydrolase domain-containing protein — protein sequence MKIVVISMALVVFAVSLAVLYLKHRMRNPDDSKNLEAAVDAKLIQFMRKKLHLAVVVGVYRDGRSFVRGYGTVRTEAPVLPDATTAFQIGSVSKIFTATLLQTLCDEGVVSMETTLNELLGGSIPLSPAAQGVTLKQLVTHTSGFPSVPKSLELKATELAGKEELMGNPYSYLGPEFVFDYLATTEGTRKPGRFEYSNLGMGLLGHVLEHVTGRDYESLVREKVLAPLGMNETVITLTPDIEDRLTRGYTAKGEPAGIWTFAALAGAGAYISSAKDMLRFIEACLGEQGSASQQFDAMRRPQSEGVTGIGWMQPTFLDRFLGNRKVVWHNGMVGGYASYLSIDAETRTGVVILTNQARATRLLMLGIGLMRQVRTQS from the coding sequence ATGAAGATTGTTGTTATATCCATGGCCCTGGTCGTGTTTGCGGTCTCATTGGCCGTACTGTATCTGAAGCATCGGATGAGAAATCCCGACGATAGCAAAAACCTTGAGGCCGCAGTTGATGCAAAACTGATTCAGTTCATGCGCAAAAAATTGCATCTTGCCGTAGTAGTTGGCGTGTACAGGGATGGGCGCTCCTTCGTACGCGGATATGGAACTGTCCGCACAGAGGCCCCGGTACTCCCCGATGCCACGACGGCATTCCAAATCGGATCGGTCAGCAAAATCTTTACCGCGACGCTATTGCAGACCCTTTGCGACGAGGGGGTTGTTTCCATGGAAACAACGCTGAATGAACTGCTTGGCGGTTCGATACCTTTGTCACCAGCGGCCCAAGGTGTCACCCTAAAGCAACTCGTCACCCATACCTCCGGTTTTCCGAGCGTCCCCAAGTCGCTCGAGCTCAAGGCAACTGAACTGGCTGGAAAAGAGGAGCTGATGGGCAACCCCTATAGCTATCTCGGCCCGGAATTTGTCTTCGACTATCTGGCAACCACAGAGGGCACGCGCAAACCTGGTCGATTCGAGTATTCCAATCTCGGCATGGGGTTGTTGGGTCATGTTCTTGAGCATGTCACCGGAAGAGACTACGAATCCCTGGTCAGGGAAAAGGTCCTGGCACCCCTTGGTATGAACGAAACCGTGATAACCTTGACCCCGGATATTGAAGATCGCCTGACCCGGGGATACACGGCAAAAGGTGAACCTGCAGGGATATGGACCTTTGCGGCGCTGGCCGGCGCGGGCGCCTACATTTCCAGCGCCAAAGATATGCTTCGGTTCATTGAGGCCTGCCTTGGAGAACAAGGGTCAGCGTCACAGCAATTTGATGCGATGCGCAGGCCACAATCGGAGGGGGTCACCGGCATCGGCTGGATGCAACCAACATTTTTAGACCGGTTTCTCGGCAATCGAAAGGTGGTATGGCACAACGGGATGGTCGGCGGATATGCCTCGTATCTCTCTATTGATGCAGAAACCAGGACGGGTGTCGTGATTCTGACAAACCAGGCCCGTGCCACGAGACTGCTCATGCTGGGGATTGGGCTTATGCGTCAGGTGCGCACCCAATCATGA
- a CDS encoding type II toxin-antitoxin system Phd/YefM family antitoxin produces the protein MRIVSFTEARNSLKSVLDTVVNDADTTVITRRDSEDAVVMSLDYYNSLMETVHLLRSPANAEHLHRSIAQFKAGKVSQRDVIDE, from the coding sequence ATGAGAATTGTGTCTTTTACCGAAGCCCGAAATAGTTTAAAGAGCGTTTTGGATACCGTTGTTAATGACGCAGATACAACCGTGATTACACGTCGAGATTCTGAAGATGCTGTTGTTATGTCATTGGATTATTATAACAGCTTAATGGAAACGGTTCATTTGCTTCGTTCTCCAGCAAATGCTGAGCACTTACATCGTTCAATTGCTCAATTTAAAGCGGGTAAAGTGAGTCAAAGAGATGTAATCGATGAGTAG
- a CDS encoding Txe/YoeB family addiction module toxin, protein MSSRLVSWTDESWSDYVYWQTQDKKTLKRINKLITDVKRSPFEGIGKPEQLKENLSGFWSRRMDDTNRLVYTVDDSAITIISCRYHY, encoded by the coding sequence ATGAGTAGTCGCTTAGTATCTTGGACGGATGAATCTTGGAGCGATTATGTGTATTGGCAGACGCAAGACAAGAAAACCCTTAAACGTATAAATAAGCTCATCACGGATGTTAAGCGTTCTCCATTTGAGGGCATAGGTAAGCCTGAGCAACTAAAGGAAAATTTGTCCGGTTTCTGGTCGCGACGAATGGACGATACGAATAGGTTAGTTTATACGGTTGATGATAGTGCGATCACAATAATTTCGTGCCGCTATCACTATTAA
- a CDS encoding aspartate/glutamate racemase family protein, translating into MKTIGLIGGMSWESTQTYYRLINQKIRDELGGLHSARLVLYSVDFAEIEALQHRGDWQGTAEILVSVGGAVESAGAEFLVLCTNTMHKVASEIEHSLSIPLLHIADATANVLKTDGVTCVGLLGTKFTMEQTFYLGRLQDHGVQVVVPDENQRQRIHSVIYNELCRGVVKPDSKTFYLDVVASLAERGAQGVILGCTEIGLLIQGPDTKVRLYDTTEIHAEQAVQHALGKI; encoded by the coding sequence TTGAAAACCATAGGTCTAATTGGCGGAATGAGCTGGGAGTCAACTCAGACTTATTACCGGCTGATAAACCAGAAAATAAGAGACGAACTAGGCGGGCTCCATTCGGCAAGGCTGGTTCTCTACAGCGTGGATTTTGCAGAAATTGAGGCGTTACAACACCGGGGAGATTGGCAGGGAACAGCGGAAATACTTGTCTCAGTTGGTGGAGCAGTTGAATCGGCAGGGGCAGAGTTCCTGGTTCTCTGTACGAATACGATGCATAAAGTCGCCTCCGAAATTGAGCACTCATTAAGCATCCCCCTTCTTCACATCGCAGATGCCACGGCCAACGTACTCAAAACAGATGGGGTAACATGCGTAGGGCTGCTGGGGACAAAGTTTACTATGGAGCAGACCTTTTACCTGGGTCGCCTTCAAGATCATGGCGTACAGGTTGTTGTACCAGATGAGAACCAGAGACAGCGTATTCATTCGGTGATTTATAATGAGCTGTGCCGAGGGGTGGTCAAACCCGATTCAAAAACCTTCTATCTTGATGTAGTAGCATCATTGGCTGAGCGCGGTGCTCAAGGGGTGATCTTAGGGTGCACGGAAATAGGTCTTTTGATCCAGGGTCCGGACACGAAGGTCAGACTCTACGATACTACAGAAATACATGCTGAGCAGGCGGTTCAGCATGCCTTGGGAAAGATTTGA
- a CDS encoding SIR2 family protein translates to MIGNDVNNQSSNINWNNILNDIITYCNYNNDIDFNNVPFPLIYEQIYLYSKKFNYDKESLNEYQLKEFIGNIVDSGKINEIHKLIVDFGSNNVITTNYDYNLELAISGKEFSRKNQGIVNEKKYSVFRHTKNNDINIWHIHGESALPDTITLGFEHYGGQLQHLRNYITGALNYKNTNIQKFDIEKIIKNKNQYTSWVDIFFSNDIHILGLGLNYQEIDIWWLISNRARLLNKMNMDIHTIYYHCPEKHFSKSKSDIMMSLGIVTKVMNYEGTEYYKRVLGEIDNLTTAST, encoded by the coding sequence GTGATAGGAAATGACGTAAACAATCAATCTTCCAATATTAATTGGAATAACATTTTAAATGATATTATTACATATTGTAATTATAATAATGATATAGATTTTAATAACGTTCCTTTTCCACTCATATATGAGCAAATTTATTTATATTCAAAAAAATTTAATTATGATAAAGAATCACTAAATGAATACCAATTAAAAGAATTTATCGGCAATATTGTAGATTCAGGAAAAATTAATGAGATCCATAAACTAATTGTGGATTTCGGAAGCAATAATGTTATAACAACAAATTATGATTACAATTTAGAACTTGCTATTTCTGGCAAAGAATTCTCTAGAAAAAATCAAGGCATAGTTAATGAAAAGAAATATAGTGTTTTCAGGCATACTAAAAACAATGATATTAACATTTGGCATATTCACGGAGAATCTGCTTTACCTGATACAATCACACTTGGATTTGAACACTATGGTGGACAATTACAACATTTGAGGAATTACATAACAGGTGCTTTAAATTATAAAAATACAAATATTCAAAAGTTTGATATCGAAAAAATTATTAAGAATAAAAATCAGTATACATCGTGGGTTGATATATTTTTTAGCAATGACATTCATATATTAGGTTTAGGATTAAATTATCAAGAAATTGATATTTGGTGGCTCATTTCAAATAGGGCACGGCTATTAAATAAAATGAACATGGATATTCACACTATTTATTATCATTGTCCGGAAAAGCATTTTAGTAAATCTAAGTCGGACATTATGATGTCACTTGGAATTGTAACTAAAGTAATGAATTATGAAGGAACAGAGTACTACAAAAGGGTTTTGGGCGAAATTGATAATCTAACAACTGCTTCAACTTGA
- a CDS encoding C-GCAxxG-C-C family (seleno)protein, which translates to MTNQISQKEIISEKVKEYYWKYDLNCATTKIKLLSEMFSINLSEQVISAAIGMHGAGKYGAQCGLVEGTLMFLGIIGKEYSFQEKTIVDHCREYAKQFENKFQSLLCSALRPEGFKKNNPQHLCENLTCRAIEFNIDFVLQFINTKRY; encoded by the coding sequence ATGACTAACCAAATATCACAGAAAGAAATAATTTCTGAAAAAGTAAAAGAATATTATTGGAAGTATGATCTAAATTGCGCGACTACCAAAATAAAACTATTATCTGAAATGTTTTCTATAAATTTATCAGAACAAGTCATTAGTGCTGCGATAGGTATGCATGGTGCTGGAAAATATGGTGCCCAATGCGGATTAGTAGAAGGAACATTAATGTTTCTTGGCATAATCGGAAAAGAATATAGCTTCCAAGAAAAAACAATTGTTGATCATTGCAGAGAGTACGCAAAGCAATTTGAAAACAAATTTCAATCCTTATTATGCAGCGCACTTCGACCGGAAGGTTTTAAAAAAAATAATCCACAACACTTGTGTGAAAACCTTACTTGTAGAGCAATCGAATTCAACATTGACTTTGTCTTGCAATTTATAAATACTAAGAGATACTAA